Proteins encoded by one window of Candidatus Zixiibacteriota bacterium:
- a CDS encoding efflux RND transporter periplasmic adaptor subunit, producing the protein MFRKFLILCLCFSGILLFTICSKRKTEDHKAMEHGAPSSQSGTETEEKVMLTPESEQEIGVKLEKVDYRILTKTIRTVGKIDFNEEKLVYVTPRLGGRVDKILVNYVGYQLQKDEPLVYIYSPNYLSAEQEYIEGINNLEKAQASQSSGAIESAKDLVESSKTKLLLLGVKEYHIEDLEKSRQPQPLLMIHSPISGTVTEKNIILGKYVSESDNLYTIADLSEVWMYAEVYEQDLAGIKTGESVKIISPAYPEETFEGKITYVGSVVSGETRTVQIRCTLANKGLKLKPGMYVDVYLQIKSPKSQLAIPGSAVLMTGVRNIVFVSEGNGVYNRREVKIGEEEDGYFRVYSGLNQGEMVVTQGNFLIDSQSQLEKGMGAMPGMPGMEPKEKKTPQKEKKAEEKKMEKMEGM; encoded by the coding sequence ATGTTTAGAAAATTTCTCATCTTATGTTTATGCTTTTCCGGTATTTTGCTTTTTACCATCTGTTCTAAGAGAAAAACGGAAGACCACAAAGCGATGGAACATGGTGCTCCTTCTTCTCAATCCGGGACTGAAACGGAAGAAAAGGTGATGTTAACCCCGGAGTCTGAGCAAGAAATCGGGGTGAAATTGGAGAAAGTGGATTATCGTATCCTGACCAAGACCATAAGAACCGTGGGGAAAATCGATTTCAATGAGGAAAAGTTGGTTTATGTTACGCCGCGCTTGGGTGGAAGGGTGGATAAGATTCTGGTCAACTATGTGGGTTATCAGTTGCAAAAAGATGAGCCTTTGGTTTATATATACAGTCCTAATTATCTTTCGGCTGAACAGGAATATATTGAAGGCATAAACAACTTAGAAAAAGCTCAAGCCAGCCAGTCTTCTGGAGCCATAGAGTCTGCCAAAGATCTGGTAGAATCTTCAAAAACAAAACTCCTGCTTTTAGGTGTCAAGGAATACCACATAGAAGACTTAGAAAAAAGCCGCCAACCTCAGCCATTACTGATGATTCATAGCCCGATATCTGGAACAGTTACCGAGAAGAATATAATCCTTGGAAAATATGTGAGCGAGAGTGATAATCTCTATACCATAGCAGATTTATCTGAGGTCTGGATGTATGCGGAAGTTTATGAACAGGATTTAGCCGGGATAAAGACAGGAGAATCGGTTAAGATAATTTCACCGGCTTATCCAGAGGAGACCTTTGAAGGGAAGATAACTTATGTCGGCTCTGTGGTCTCAGGTGAAACCAGGACCGTTCAGATTAGGTGCACGTTAGCCAATAAGGGCTTAAAACTGAAGCCCGGAATGTACGTGGATGTCTATTTACAGATAAAATCTCCAAAATCCCAATTAGCCATTCCCGGCTCAGCGGTTCTTATGACCGGAGTAAGAAACATAGTCTTCGTCTCAGAAGGTAATGGAGTCTACAATAGAAGAGAGGTCAAAATCGGAGAAGAGGAGGATGGATATTTTCGGGTTTATTCTGGATTGAACCAGGGGGAGATGGTCGTAACCCAGGGTAACTTTTTAATCGATTCCCAGAGCCAGCTTGAAAAAGGAATGGGTGCAATGCCGGGTATGCCCGGAATGGAGCCGAAGGAAAAGAAAACTCCTCAGAAAGAGAAGAAGGCTGAGGAAAAGAAGATGGAGAAGATGGAAGGGATGTGA
- a CDS encoding efflux RND transporter permease subunit, with product MIDKLIDVSLRNRFLLIAFYILVILWGIWSVKNTPIDAIPDLSENQVIVFTDWSGRSPQEVEDQITYPLTVNLQGLAGVKAVRSASAFGFSMITVIFEDRIDLYFARTRVAERLSLASSFLPEGVVPTLGPDATGLGQIFWYTLESKNHSLEELRTLQDWFVRYQLNSVPGVAEIGSIGGFVKQYQIDVDPNKLRAYNVDLKMVFEAVMMSNSNVGGKVIEKNGMEFILRGIGLIQSVEDVKNIVVDSRNGVPVYVKNVAIVQLGPEFRRGALDKDGKEVVGGVVVMRYGENTMDVINRVKQKIEEIKPALPQGVKVIPFYDRTDLIKATEHTLKRALIEESILVFLVILIFLGHFLSTFIVITSLPIGVLIAFIFMRYLGITSNIMSLGGIAIAIGVMVDAGIVIVENSFRHLEKLDDKTKKLETVALAAKEVGRPIFFSMVIIILAFVPVFSLQGQEGKLFHPLAFTKTLAMIGASILAITWVPVLSTYLLRGKLRSEEKHPLNRFLMKLYEPVLLFALKHKKIVIGSALIILVGAFLLIPLIGSEFMPPLEEGKILYMPTLLPAVSLTQAMEIVKKQDMILEGFPEVESVVGKVGRAETATDPAPISMIETVVNLKPKEKWRKGMTKDKLIKEMDEKLSVIPGVAGAFTQPIRNRIDMLTTGVRTQVGIKIFGSDLKVLEEKSQEIERVVRMVPGATDIYAERVIASPYLEIKIDRNEVARYGIKLGDVMDVVETAIGGKNLTTTIEGRARFPVRVRYARELRDNINALKNILVSAPNGAQIPLSQLSEISINMGPYMISSENGLLRNIVQLNVRGRDLVGFVEEAKRLVQKEVKLPAGYFVSWSGQYENQVRAKERLKIVVPLVLFIILMLLYIIYRSFKEALLIIASIPFAMVGGILLLFILGYNFSVAVWVGFIALFGTAVETGVVMVVYLDEAIKRRGLSNIKDKSEIREAVIEGALLRLRPKLMTVGAIILGLLPVMWAKEAGSEVMKPIATPVIGGMITSTLLVLIVIPVIYEWMKEREWRKTNKL from the coding sequence GTGATTGATAAATTAATTGATGTCTCCTTAAGAAATAGATTCCTCTTGATAGCATTTTATATCCTGGTAATTCTCTGGGGGATCTGGTCAGTTAAAAATACCCCGATTGATGCTATCCCTGACCTTTCAGAAAATCAGGTCATAGTTTTCACCGACTGGTCTGGCCGCTCACCTCAGGAGGTAGAGGATCAGATAACCTATCCTTTGACTGTCAATTTACAGGGGTTAGCCGGAGTCAAAGCGGTCAGATCTGCCTCAGCCTTCGGATTCTCAATGATAACCGTGATTTTCGAGGATAGGATTGATCTCTATTTTGCCCGCACCCGGGTGGCGGAAAGACTGAGTCTGGCTTCAAGTTTTTTACCAGAGGGGGTTGTTCCTACCTTAGGCCCAGATGCTACTGGCTTAGGACAAATATTCTGGTACACTCTGGAAAGTAAGAATCATTCCCTAGAAGAACTGCGCACCCTGCAGGACTGGTTTGTGCGCTATCAATTGAACTCTGTTCCAGGTGTGGCTGAAATAGGCTCCATTGGCGGATTTGTCAAGCAGTACCAGATAGACGTGGATCCGAATAAGCTCAGGGCTTACAATGTCGATCTGAAGATGGTCTTTGAAGCGGTGATGATGAGTAACTCCAATGTGGGCGGGAAGGTCATCGAGAAAAACGGTATGGAGTTTATCCTGAGGGGTATAGGCTTAATTCAATCAGTGGAAGATGTAAAAAACATAGTCGTCGACTCCCGAAATGGTGTGCCAGTTTATGTAAAGAACGTTGCAATTGTGCAGTTAGGTCCTGAGTTCAGGAGGGGAGCTTTAGATAAAGATGGAAAAGAGGTGGTGGGCGGAGTAGTGGTGATGAGGTATGGAGAGAACACCATGGATGTCATCAACCGGGTAAAACAGAAGATAGAAGAAATCAAGCCCGCTTTGCCTCAAGGTGTAAAGGTTATCCCCTTTTATGACCGGACCGATTTAATCAAAGCTACAGAGCATACTTTAAAGAGAGCCTTGATAGAAGAAAGCATCCTGGTCTTTTTGGTCATTCTTATCTTTCTAGGACATTTCTTAAGCACATTTATAGTCATCACCAGCCTTCCCATCGGGGTGCTGATCGCTTTCATCTTTATGCGCTATTTGGGAATCACTTCCAACATCATGTCCTTAGGAGGTATCGCCATAGCCATAGGCGTGATGGTGGATGCCGGGATTGTGATCGTTGAGAACTCATTCAGGCATTTGGAGAAGCTTGATGATAAGACTAAAAAGCTGGAGACTGTGGCACTCGCCGCCAAAGAGGTTGGCAGGCCTATTTTTTTCTCGATGGTCATAATCATCCTGGCTTTTGTGCCGGTTTTCAGCCTTCAAGGTCAGGAAGGTAAATTATTTCATCCTCTGGCATTTACAAAGACTTTAGCTATGATCGGTGCATCGATTTTAGCTATAACCTGGGTGCCGGTCCTGTCCACCTATTTGCTCAGAGGCAAATTAAGATCAGAAGAAAAGCATCCCCTGAATAGATTTCTGATGAAACTGTACGAGCCCGTACTTTTATTTGCCTTAAAACATAAAAAGATCGTTATAGGGAGTGCTTTAATTATCTTAGTAGGTGCTTTCCTTTTAATCCCTCTTATCGGTAGCGAGTTTATGCCTCCGCTTGAAGAGGGGAAAATACTTTATATGCCTACTCTTCTCCCTGCGGTCTCTTTAACCCAGGCTATGGAAATCGTAAAAAAGCAGGATATGATTTTAGAAGGCTTTCCAGAAGTTGAATCTGTTGTAGGGAAAGTCGGCAGAGCAGAAACTGCCACAGACCCTGCTCCTATAAGTATGATAGAGACGGTCGTCAACTTAAAACCGAAGGAAAAATGGCGTAAAGGGATGACTAAGGATAAATTGATAAAAGAGATGGATGAAAAATTATCTGTCATACCGGGAGTAGCGGGTGCTTTCACTCAACCGATCAGGAATAGAATCGATATGCTTACTACCGGCGTGCGGACTCAGGTGGGAATTAAAATCTTCGGTTCGGATTTGAAGGTGTTAGAGGAAAAGTCTCAAGAGATTGAAAGAGTAGTGCGAATGGTTCCCGGAGCCACGGATATTTATGCAGAAAGGGTTATCGCTTCTCCTTACCTGGAAATAAAAATAGACCGGAATGAGGTGGCAAGGTACGGTATAAAATTGGGTGACGTTATGGACGTAGTGGAAACTGCTATCGGAGGGAAAAATCTGACAACTACGATTGAAGGAAGGGCTCGTTTTCCAGTCAGGGTCAGGTATGCCCGGGAGCTGAGGGACAATATAAATGCTTTAAAAAATATCCTGGTCTCAGCCCCTAATGGCGCACAGATTCCTCTAAGCCAGTTGTCTGAAATAAGTATAAATATGGGACCATATATGATCTCCAGCGAAAACGGTCTTTTGAGGAATATTGTTCAGCTAAATGTCCGGGGAAGAGATTTAGTGGGGTTTGTGGAAGAAGCAAAGAGATTAGTTCAAAAAGAAGTGAAACTTCCTGCTGGCTATTTTGTCAGCTGGAGCGGGCAGTATGAAAATCAGGTAAGGGCAAAAGAGAGGTTGAAGATTGTGGTTCCTCTGGTTTTGTTTATTATACTTATGCTTTTATATATCATTTACAGATCGTTCAAAGAGGCTTTGTTGATTATTGCCTCTATTCCCTTCGCTATGGTTGGCGGGATTTTACTTTTGTTTATCTTAGGTTATAACTTCAGCGTGGCTGTCTGGGTGGGGTTCATCGCCCTTTTCGGAACTGCAGTTGAGACCGGCGTGGTTATGGTAGTATATTTAGATGAGGCTATAAAAAGAAGAGGACTCTCAAATATCAAAGATAAGTCCGAGATAAGAGAAGCAGTCATAGAGGGAGCCTTGCTGAGGTTGAGACCCAAGCTCATGACCGTAGGAGCCATAATCCTTGGTCTGCTCCCGGTGATGTGGGCCAAAGAGGCAGGCTCCGAGGTAATGAAACCTATAGCCACCCCGGTGATCGGAGGAATGATCACCTCCACTCTTCTGGTCTTGATTGTAATTCCAGTAATCTATGAGTGGATGAAGGAGAGGGAGTGGAGAAAAACGAATAAACTGTAG
- a CDS encoding response regulator, with protein MPQEKILVVDDELFVRELLLEFLGKQGFEVHLAECGEKALEVAKSVPVQIALIDLKMPGMDGIQTLKELKKISPEILAIIMTGYPTIESAVEALRSGACDYVIKPFKLNELRASIDKALKEHQLKYEIDELKGKIRNLEEELKNYQKGTKNPDHLKFNPGSGVTPIAGGALYAREQKPADSVVLEQIKKLGELKDKGLITDQEFELKKGELLDRL; from the coding sequence ATGCCACAAGAGAAAATCTTAGTAGTGGATGACGAGCTTTTTGTCAGAGAATTGCTCCTTGAATTTTTGGGTAAACAGGGTTTTGAAGTGCACCTGGCCGAATGCGGAGAAAAAGCTCTGGAGGTGGCAAAATCGGTTCCTGTGCAGATTGCGTTGATAGACCTCAAAATGCCGGGAATGGATGGGATCCAGACCCTAAAGGAGCTGAAGAAGATCTCGCCCGAGATTTTAGCGATTATCATGACCGGGTATCCGACCATAGAAAGCGCAGTAGAAGCTTTAAGAAGCGGCGCCTGCGATTACGTGATTAAACCCTTTAAGTTAAATGAGCTAAGAGCCTCTATAGACAAAGCCTTGAAAGAACATCAACTGAAATATGAGATCGACGAGTTGAAAGGAAAAATCAGGAATCTGGAGGAGGAGCTTAAGAACTACCAAAAGGGGACCAAGAATCCTGATCACTTGAAGTTTAACCCTGGCTCCGGTGTCACTCCGATTGCCGGGGGAGCCCTATATGCCAGGGAACAGAAGCCGGCTGATTCAGTAGTCTTAGAGCAGATTAAAAAATTAGGAGAGCTGAAAGATAAAGGATTAATCACCGACCAGGAGTTCGAGCTTAAAAAAGGGGAGCTTTTAGACAGGCTATAA
- a CDS encoding sigma-54 dependent transcriptional regulator → MLEKRVLVVDDDNLMKDSLSEILTRSNYQVDLASSGEEALSKLKMREYDVIISDIRMPKLDGMELLKAVKGNCPDTKIIMMTAFGTIENAVEAMKLGAYDYIMKPFKADEIELVVANAFEFKKLLIENRMLKTEVAGKYRFQNIIGKAPQMQKIFEMVDMIADSRSSVLLTGESGTGKELIAKAIHYNSPRKDGPFIKINCAALPEGLVESELFGHEKGAFTGAIRQTRGRFEMAHGGSLLLDEISEITPGLQAKLLRVLQEREFERVGSGQSIQVDVRVISTSNKNLEEEIKKGKFREDLFFRLNVIPIPLPALREKKEDVPLLAEHFLQKYNQENNKKVQGISEKVYQLLMEYHWPGNVRELENYIERAVVTTRNKILTPVDFPPELFFKKAEYDDSGLKVGCTIADMEKALILKTLEVYGGNKTKAAEVLGVSSRTLRNKLQEYGMKEEKEQGASST, encoded by the coding sequence TTGTTAGAGAAAAGGGTTTTGGTGGTGGATGATGACAATTTGATGAAAGATTCCCTGAGCGAGATTCTCACCCGCTCAAATTACCAAGTTGACTTAGCTTCCAGCGGAGAAGAAGCGCTGAGCAAATTAAAAATGAGGGAATACGATGTCATCATCTCGGATATAAGAATGCCCAAGCTGGATGGTATGGAGCTTTTGAAAGCTGTCAAGGGGAACTGTCCGGATACGAAAATTATCATGATGACCGCATTTGGCACAATAGAGAATGCAGTCGAGGCAATGAAATTAGGTGCTTACGATTATATTATGAAGCCTTTCAAAGCCGATGAGATCGAGCTGGTGGTTGCCAATGCCTTTGAATTTAAAAAGCTTTTGATTGAAAACCGGATGCTGAAAACCGAGGTGGCTGGCAAATACCGGTTTCAGAACATAATCGGGAAAGCTCCCCAGATGCAGAAAATTTTTGAGATGGTGGATATGATTGCAGACAGCCGCTCATCCGTTTTGCTTACAGGGGAGTCCGGAACAGGTAAGGAGCTAATCGCCAAGGCAATCCATTATAACAGCCCTCGGAAAGATGGACCCTTTATCAAGATAAACTGTGCCGCCTTGCCTGAAGGATTGGTGGAATCCGAGCTTTTCGGGCATGAGAAAGGGGCTTTTACCGGAGCAATCCGCCAGACCAGAGGAAGGTTTGAGATGGCGCATGGTGGTAGTCTGCTCTTAGACGAGATTAGCGAAATCACTCCCGGCTTACAGGCAAAACTCTTAAGAGTATTGCAGGAAAGGGAATTTGAAAGGGTCGGCTCAGGACAATCTATTCAGGTAGACGTGCGGGTTATCTCTACCTCCAATAAAAACTTAGAGGAGGAGATAAAGAAAGGAAAGTTCAGGGAGGACCTTTTCTTCCGCTTAAATGTCATACCCATTCCTCTTCCTGCTCTAAGGGAAAAGAAAGAAGACGTGCCTCTTTTAGCAGAGCATTTTCTACAAAAATATAATCAAGAAAATAATAAGAAGGTTCAGGGCATTTCGGAAAAGGTCTACCAGCTTTTGATGGAATATCACTGGCCCGGGAATGTCAGGGAGTTGGAAAACTATATCGAAAGGGCTGTGGTAACCACAAGAAATAAAATTCTGACACCTGTGGATTTTCCCCCGGAGCTGTTCTTCAAGAAAGCAGAATATGATGATTCAGGTTTAAAAGTAGGCTGCACAATTGCGGATATGGAGAAAGCCCTGATCCTCAAAACCCTCGAAGTTTATGGCGGGAACAAGACCAAAGCGGCAGAGGTTTTAGGGGTTTCCTCCCGCACTCTAAGGAATAAATTGCAGGAATACGGGATGAAAGAAGAAAAAGAGCAGGGAGCAAGTAGCACGTAG
- a CDS encoding TolC family protein — protein MNRSIGFLAFILILFFPLNQAFCQTDLDTLFTLEKVVSSALKDNPDLKASYQLWQASRNRISQALAPSKPQLGVRYEGLPLGSFNLSKYELRTFLFSQELMFPSKYFSMSKMSVSESDMASSFYQDKKFEITQKSKSAYLDLFLNLKSIEIIQENLNLLEHFLKVAQIKYSTGEAPQSDILKAQVELARMNNELVTMKAMLEVSKGRLNILMNRLPSTPLSIQTDIAIPDFTWVLFDLQDKASYSNPMLSASKSMVDAQKSSFSLAKQGYLPDFMFEYMRMKTNQGMRDWGLEFRTSIPFWFFLKEKNEVSEKKANLLSAESGYQNMKNEVSFEVQMAYVNTQASYRLMKLYQESFLAQAEEALRVAEANYTANLTDFLTLLDAQRTLRETRLDYYKAIVDYLQNLASLERAVGANLYGWGG, from the coding sequence ATGAACAGATCTATTGGATTTCTTGCTTTTATTTTGATCTTATTTTTTCCTTTAAACCAAGCTTTTTGCCAGACTGACTTGGACACTCTTTTCACACTGGAAAAAGTTGTTTCTTCAGCTCTGAAGGATAACCCTGATCTAAAAGCGAGTTACCAGCTCTGGCAGGCATCGAGAAACCGAATTTCTCAGGCTCTTGCTCCATCCAAACCTCAATTGGGGGTGAGGTATGAGGGACTGCCTCTCGGTAGCTTTAACCTCAGCAAATATGAGTTAAGGACTTTTCTTTTTAGCCAGGAGCTGATGTTTCCTTCAAAGTATTTTTCTATGAGTAAAATGTCAGTATCTGAGTCGGACATGGCTTCCTCTTTTTATCAGGACAAAAAATTTGAAATAACCCAGAAGTCGAAATCTGCGTATCTGGACCTTTTTCTAAATTTAAAAAGCATTGAGATCATTCAGGAAAACCTGAACCTGTTAGAGCATTTCTTGAAAGTTGCTCAGATCAAATATTCCACCGGCGAAGCCCCTCAGAGCGACATACTCAAAGCCCAGGTGGAATTGGCCAGGATGAACAACGAGCTGGTGACTATGAAAGCTATGCTGGAGGTATCTAAGGGAAGGTTAAATATCCTGATGAACCGTCTGCCTTCCACCCCTCTTTCCATTCAAACCGATATCGCAATACCAGATTTTACCTGGGTTCTTTTTGATCTGCAGGATAAAGCCTCATATTCAAATCCTATGTTATCCGCCTCAAAATCGATGGTTGATGCACAGAAAAGCTCTTTTTCTCTGGCTAAACAGGGTTATCTTCCAGATTTTATGTTTGAATATATGCGAATGAAAACAAATCAGGGGATGAGAGACTGGGGCTTAGAGTTCAGGACCAGCATACCATTCTGGTTTTTTTTGAAAGAGAAAAACGAAGTGAGTGAGAAAAAGGCGAATCTTCTCTCAGCCGAATCTGGTTATCAAAATATGAAAAACGAGGTCTCCTTTGAGGTGCAGATGGCTTATGTTAACACCCAGGCAAGTTATCGACTGATGAAACTGTATCAGGAAAGCTTCTTAGCTCAGGCAGAAGAAGCCTTAAGAGTGGCTGAAGCAAACTACACGGCTAATTTGACCGATTTTTTGACTCTTCTGGATGCTCAGAGAACTTTAAGAGAAACAAGATTAGATTATTATAAAGCCATAGTTGATTATCTACAAAATTTAGCTTCTTTAGAAAGAGCTGTCGGAGCTAATCTATATGGTTGGGGAGGATAA
- a CDS encoding ATP-binding protein: MAEEGKGEITQEQLEAFADSYASFNKTIEKLHQAYKDLEQKFENLNLELEHTNLKLRESLAEKEKVTNYLNNILESLTSGVLVVSLEEKITLFNRAAEEITGYKTDEVLNSPYLKIMGGGVDIQSTPVHTLRAGVSHLNEEKEILTKSQTKIPLGYATSLLRDSEGNILGAVEVFFDLSKIKKLEEEIARVRTLAALGEMAATVAHEVKNPLGGISGFADLLNRDIEEGDPRKKYVKKVIEGVDILNRIVMNLLDYTRSIKLDVRPIDFVKFLDEVVGFFEMDILREKKNIKIERFYPSEKCGCFLDAEKFKQVVLNLLYNASQALPDGGLIQLSAGQETRSLENKIPNSTAEQIISLKIKDNGIGMSEEVKDKLFTPFFTTKEKGTGLGLSTVKKIVQAHKGEIEVDSKLGKGTTVTIFIPKSG; this comes from the coding sequence ATGGCAGAAGAGGGAAAAGGAGAAATCACCCAGGAACAGTTGGAAGCCTTTGCTGATTCTTATGCCTCCTTCAATAAGACCATCGAGAAACTCCATCAAGCCTATAAGGATTTAGAACAAAAGTTTGAAAATCTAAACCTCGAATTAGAACATACCAACCTCAAGCTCAGGGAGAGCTTAGCCGAGAAGGAAAAGGTCACCAACTATCTCAACAATATTCTTGAAAGCCTGACCTCCGGAGTCCTGGTCGTAAGCTTAGAAGAAAAGATTACCCTTTTTAACCGGGCCGCAGAAGAAATCACCGGCTATAAAACTGATGAAGTCTTAAATAGTCCCTATTTAAAGATCATGGGTGGGGGGGTAGATATTCAATCCACTCCAGTTCATACTTTGCGGGCCGGGGTTTCCCATTTAAATGAAGAGAAAGAAATTTTGACTAAATCACAGACTAAAATACCTTTAGGATATGCGACTTCTCTCTTAAGAGATAGTGAAGGGAATATCTTAGGTGCCGTGGAAGTATTTTTTGACCTTTCCAAGATCAAGAAGCTGGAAGAGGAGATTGCCAGGGTAAGGACTTTAGCCGCCTTAGGCGAGATGGCGGCAACTGTTGCCCACGAGGTCAAAAACCCATTAGGCGGGATCTCCGGTTTTGCTGACCTACTGAACCGGGATATTGAAGAAGGGGACCCCAGAAAAAAATACGTCAAGAAAGTAATCGAGGGAGTGGACATTTTAAACCGGATCGTGATGAATCTCTTAGATTATACCCGCAGTATAAAATTAGATGTAAGACCCATAGATTTTGTGAAGTTCCTGGATGAAGTGGTTGGTTTTTTTGAAATGGACATTCTAAGGGAGAAAAAGAACATAAAAATTGAGCGCTTCTATCCAAGCGAGAAGTGCGGCTGTTTTCTGGATGCAGAAAAGTTCAAGCAGGTGGTTTTAAATCTCCTGTATAATGCTTCCCAGGCTCTGCCCGATGGTGGTCTTATTCAGCTTTCTGCAGGTCAGGAAACGAGGAGTCTTGAAAATAAAATACCAAATTCGACTGCTGAGCAAATAATTTCCTTAAAGATTAAAGATAATGGTATCGGTATGAGTGAGGAGGTAAAAGATAAGCTCTTCACTCCCTTTTTCACGACCAAGGAGAAAGGAACTGGTCTGGGACTTTCCACCGTCAAAAAAATCGTGCAGGCGCATAAGGGTGAGATAGAGGTAGACAGCAAGTTGGGAAAGGGAACTACGGTAACGATATTTATTCCCAAAAGCGGGTGA